The following are encoded in a window of Maridesulfovibrio ferrireducens genomic DNA:
- the radC gene encoding RadC family protein, whose product MNDKPHYHGHRQRLKERLCVNSQNLADYEILELMLGQVLPRQDTKPIAKELLSEFETLGGVFKASDERLKNIKGVGPGVLTFFTLLREFWARMAEEPMFVQSALSSPDTVSKAAMARIGNLAIEQFWVALVNNGNKVICWEKLTEGTVDKTAVFPREIVALALRNNASGVILAHNHPGGDPSPSPEDLARTMEIASACRELEIRLLDHVIVTADRFYSFMESGRL is encoded by the coding sequence ATGAATGACAAACCGCACTACCATGGACACCGTCAAAGGCTTAAAGAGCGGCTTTGCGTTAATTCACAAAATCTGGCGGACTATGAGATTTTAGAACTTATGCTCGGTCAGGTGCTTCCAAGGCAGGACACAAAACCTATAGCCAAAGAGTTACTTTCAGAATTCGAAACTCTGGGCGGGGTTTTCAAAGCTTCGGATGAAAGGCTTAAAAATATCAAGGGTGTCGGCCCCGGAGTTTTAACTTTTTTTACACTTCTTCGTGAATTCTGGGCAAGAATGGCCGAAGAACCCATGTTTGTTCAAAGTGCACTTTCATCACCAGACACGGTTTCAAAGGCAGCGATGGCCAGAATTGGAAATTTAGCGATTGAACAATTTTGGGTAGCACTGGTCAACAATGGTAATAAAGTGATATGCTGGGAAAAGCTTACGGAAGGAACAGTTGATAAAACTGCTGTCTTTCCCCGCGAGATAGTTGCTCTGGCACTCAGAAACAACGCGAGCGGAGTTATCCTGGCCCATAATCATCCCGGAGGAGACCCTTCGCCGTCTCCTGAAGACCTTGCAAGAACTATGGAAATTGCATCGGCTTGCCGGGAACTTGAAATACGTCTGCTTGATCATGTTATTGTCACCGCAGACAGATTTTACAGTTTTATGGAATCAGGACGATTATAA
- the lon gene encoding endopeptidase La → MKKKKSPIKPLKLRKKDKAGSIKNIKATKISDAGNNQGLNKPPVSPLNVLHDAADLLDDAGNISENVHTNIPTTLPVLAVRDIVVFNYMILPLFVGREKSVNAVEAAMTGDRYVLILTQEDESIEAPEHDDLYTTGTVCMIMRMLKMPDGRLKVLVQGVSRAKVKRFIGSEPFHIAEIETISEAEAGAVSSEQEALVRSSREQSEKILSLRGISSTDIMSVLNNVNEPGRLADLIASNLRMKVPVAQSILECEEPVARLTLVNTQLTQEVEVASMQNKIQNRAKEGMDKAQRDFYLREQLKAIKGELGESADEAEEMDEIRKAIKKAKMPKDVRVEAEKQLRRLEAMHPDASEATVIRSYLDWMTEIPWKKQSRDRLDIKEAKRILDEDHYDLEKVKERILEYLSVRKLNPAMKGPILCFVGPPGVGKTSLGRSIARSLQRKFHRMSLGGMRDEAEIRGHRRTYIGSMPGRIIQGMKQCGTRNPVVMLDEIDKLGSDFRGDPSSALLEVLDPEQNFSFTDHYLNVPYDLSKAMFICTANVLDSIPRPLLDRMEVIRLPGYTEHEKVKIARRYLLSRQAKENGLGEDELVMDDEVLAKIIKEYTREAGLRNLEREVGSVCRKLARKKAEGEEGPFEVTIDNLEKLLGIPRYLEDEREHILPPGVAVGLAWTPVGGTTLHIEVSAMPGKGKLLLTGQLGDVMKESAQAAVSFARRHADEYGISPKFHEEQDLHIHVPDGATPKDGPSAGVTLVTALLSALTNTPVNPELAMTGEISLRGRVLPVGGIKEKILAAVSLGMKRVLIPSQNVKDLEDIPDELRSMIEITPIERIEEVWPIAKMK, encoded by the coding sequence TTGAAAAAAAAGAAATCCCCGATCAAACCTCTCAAGCTGCGTAAAAAAGACAAAGCTGGTTCAATAAAAAATATTAAGGCGACAAAAATATCTGATGCCGGAAACAATCAGGGACTGAATAAACCGCCTGTTTCTCCCCTGAATGTTCTTCATGACGCAGCTGATCTGTTGGACGATGCAGGGAATATTTCTGAAAACGTACATACAAACATTCCTACAACTCTTCCAGTTTTGGCAGTACGCGATATAGTTGTATTCAACTACATGATTCTGCCTCTGTTTGTAGGCCGTGAAAAATCCGTCAACGCGGTTGAAGCTGCAATGACCGGAGACCGCTATGTACTGATTCTCACACAGGAAGATGAAAGCATCGAAGCGCCTGAACATGACGATCTTTATACAACCGGAACAGTCTGTATGATTATGCGCATGCTCAAAATGCCTGACGGCAGACTGAAAGTGCTGGTACAAGGCGTATCAAGAGCTAAAGTAAAAAGATTTATTGGTTCCGAACCGTTCCATATTGCTGAAATAGAGACCATATCTGAAGCAGAAGCGGGAGCTGTTTCCTCCGAACAGGAAGCACTGGTCAGATCTTCACGCGAGCAAAGTGAAAAGATTCTCTCACTGAGAGGCATTTCTTCCACCGACATTATGAGCGTGCTCAATAATGTTAATGAACCGGGAAGACTCGCCGACCTCATCGCTTCCAACCTTAGAATGAAGGTTCCTGTTGCGCAGTCCATCCTCGAGTGCGAAGAACCTGTCGCGCGCCTAACTCTGGTCAACACACAACTTACTCAGGAAGTTGAAGTTGCCTCCATGCAGAACAAGATTCAGAACAGAGCCAAAGAAGGCATGGATAAAGCTCAGCGCGATTTTTATCTGCGTGAACAGCTCAAGGCCATCAAGGGCGAGCTTGGAGAATCTGCTGACGAAGCGGAGGAAATGGACGAAATCAGAAAGGCAATTAAAAAAGCTAAAATGCCTAAAGATGTGCGCGTTGAAGCGGAAAAACAGCTCCGCCGTCTTGAAGCAATGCACCCTGATGCATCCGAAGCCACCGTTATCAGATCTTATCTTGACTGGATGACTGAAATACCTTGGAAAAAACAGTCACGTGACCGCCTCGACATCAAAGAAGCCAAACGAATTTTAGATGAAGATCATTACGATCTCGAAAAAGTAAAAGAACGTATCCTTGAATATTTGAGTGTCCGCAAATTAAACCCTGCGATGAAGGGTCCTATCCTTTGTTTCGTAGGCCCTCCCGGTGTCGGTAAAACGTCACTTGGACGATCAATTGCGCGAAGCCTGCAACGTAAATTCCACCGTATGTCCCTCGGTGGTATGCGCGACGAAGCGGAAATTCGCGGCCATCGCAGAACCTACATAGGTTCCATGCCCGGACGTATCATTCAGGGAATGAAACAATGCGGAACTCGCAATCCGGTTGTAATGCTGGATGAGATTGATAAACTAGGTTCAGATTTCCGAGGCGATCCTTCTTCCGCACTGCTGGAAGTTCTCGATCCTGAACAAAATTTCTCTTTCACCGATCATTACTTAAACGTTCCTTATGATCTCTCGAAAGCAATGTTCATTTGTACTGCCAACGTTCTGGACTCTATCCCCCGTCCTCTTTTGGACCGCATGGAAGTTATCAGGCTTCCCGGATACACTGAGCACGAAAAGGTCAAAATCGCCCGTCGTTATCTTCTTTCCCGTCAGGCAAAGGAAAACGGACTCGGCGAAGATGAACTGGTTATGGACGATGAAGTTTTAGCTAAGATTATTAAAGAATACACCCGCGAAGCAGGTCTTAGAAATCTTGAGCGCGAAGTAGGCAGTGTCTGCCGTAAACTGGCCCGCAAGAAAGCCGAAGGCGAAGAAGGCCCGTTTGAAGTAACTATAGATAATCTTGAGAAATTACTGGGAATCCCCAGATACCTTGAAGATGAAAGAGAACACATACTGCCTCCGGGCGTAGCAGTCGGTCTTGCGTGGACTCCAGTGGGCGGAACAACCCTGCATATTGAAGTCTCAGCCATGCCCGGTAAGGGTAAGCTGCTCCTGACCGGACAGCTTGGCGATGTAATGAAAGAATCTGCGCAAGCCGCAGTATCCTTTGCCCGTCGCCATGCGGATGAATATGGAATCAGCCCTAAGTTCCACGAAGAGCAGGATCTACATATTCACGTTCCTGACGGCGCAACTCCGAAAGACGGACCTTCTGCCGGTGTTACACTGGTAACGGCGCTTCTTTCCGCGCTCACGAATACTCCGGTTAATCCGGAACTTGCGATGACAGGTGAAATCTCTTTGCGTGGACGCGTTCTGCCCGTTGGCGGAATCAAAGAGAAAATCCTTGCCGCTGTATCTCTCGGAATGAAACGGGTTCTTATCCCGTCACAGAATGTGAAAGACCTTGAAGATATTCCAGACGAACTTCGCAGCATGATCGAAATTACCCCGATCGAAAGAATAGAAGAAGTATGGCCGATAGCTAAAATGAAATAG
- the hemC gene encoding hydroxymethylbilane synthase, whose protein sequence is MRKITIATRGSKLALWQANHISDLLRNEYPGIEVQLLKIKTKGDIILDVPLAKVGGKGLFVKEIEEALLAKKADLAVHSMKDVPTELPEGLEVGIIPPREAETDSLLSVKYDSLKDLPIGAVVGTSSLRRQSQLLTLRSDLKIESLRGNLDTRVGKLLAGKFDAIVVATAGMNRLNLTAPKSEILGPPRFLPAVAQGALGIEYRIEDTEIQDILGFLHHEETARQVRAERGFLTGLDGGCQVPIAAWSVREGDNIKLTGFVADIDGSSPIRLERTGPADEAWDLGMSLADDVLAAGAKEILDRVYDKCKA, encoded by the coding sequence ATGAGAAAAATCACCATCGCGACCCGCGGAAGCAAACTTGCTCTCTGGCAGGCCAATCATATTTCGGACCTCCTTCGTAACGAATATCCCGGTATCGAAGTTCAGTTGCTCAAGATAAAAACCAAGGGCGATATAATTCTGGACGTTCCACTTGCAAAAGTCGGTGGCAAGGGTTTGTTTGTGAAGGAAATCGAAGAAGCTCTGCTCGCTAAAAAAGCCGATCTTGCAGTACACAGCATGAAAGACGTGCCGACAGAACTGCCTGAAGGACTTGAAGTTGGGATCATCCCGCCGAGAGAAGCTGAGACAGATTCCCTGCTCTCCGTCAAATATGATTCACTTAAAGACTTGCCGATTGGCGCGGTTGTCGGAACAAGCTCCCTGCGCAGACAGTCGCAGCTCCTCACCCTGCGTAGCGACCTCAAGATTGAATCACTACGCGGAAACCTTGATACCCGTGTAGGCAAACTTCTCGCTGGCAAATTTGACGCCATTGTTGTTGCCACAGCAGGTATGAACAGACTGAATCTCACCGCCCCTAAAAGCGAAATACTCGGCCCTCCTCGGTTCCTACCGGCAGTGGCTCAGGGTGCACTCGGAATCGAATACAGAATTGAGGACACGGAAATTCAGGATATTCTCGGATTCCTTCACCATGAAGAAACTGCGCGGCAGGTTCGTGCTGAACGCGGTTTCCTGACCGGCCTTGACGGCGGTTGTCAGGTTCCCATCGCAGCATGGTCTGTGCGCGAAGGTGACAATATTAAACTAACCGGATTTGTAGCGGATATCGACGGTAGCAGTCCTATCAGGCTCGAAAGAACCGGCCCCGCAGATGAAGCTTGGGATCTTGGAATGAGCCTTGCTGATGACGTTCTTGCTGCCGGAGCCAAAGAGATTCTTGATCGCGTCTATGACAAGTGCAAAGCCTGA
- a CDS encoding acylphosphatase: MIRSYHCVVTGKVQGVFFRSWVNDQAVALHLGGWTRNLDDGPIEVLLQGREADIAEMRTRLLVGPPLSQVTDLKCNWIDYDKKHDSFEIR; this comes from the coding sequence ATGATTAGAAGTTATCATTGTGTTGTTACCGGTAAGGTTCAAGGCGTTTTCTTTCGTTCATGGGTTAATGATCAGGCGGTAGCACTGCACTTAGGCGGCTGGACTCGCAATTTAGACGATGGGCCAATTGAAGTTCTGCTTCAAGGCCGTGAAGCCGATATTGCAGAAATGAGAACAAGGCTTCTTGTCGGTCCTCCTTTGTCACAGGTTACAGACCTTAAATGCAATTGGATCGACTACGACAAAAAGCATGATTCATTTGAAATTAGGTAA
- a CDS encoding FmdB family zinc ribbon protein produces the protein MPIYEYKCADCGKEFEELVFKRDECPPCPECKSEKTGKLISACKFKNGGASDSRDTGASAPSSSSSGSGCAGCSGGNCSTCG, from the coding sequence ATGCCAATATACGAATATAAATGCGCGGACTGCGGAAAAGAGTTTGAAGAGCTTGTCTTTAAACGTGACGAATGTCCTCCCTGCCCCGAATGTAAATCAGAAAAAACCGGAAAGCTTATTTCAGCCTGCAAGTTCAAAAACGGCGGAGCTTCGGACTCAAGAGATACGGGAGCATCTGCCCCATCTTCGTCCTCATCAGGCAGCGGCTGTGCAGGATGCTCCGGTGGCAACTGCTCCACTTGCGGTTAA
- a CDS encoding helix-hairpin-helix domain-containing protein — translation MIASMTSAKPDILKSFRTLPGVGKSIAEDLWDMGYRSLDEMKREDPETMYLRLEELAGKHVDRCMLYVFRCVVYCVNNEQRDPHLEKWWSWKD, via the coding sequence TTGATCGCGTCTATGACAAGTGCAAAGCCTGATATCCTGAAAAGTTTCCGCACCCTGCCCGGGGTAGGTAAATCAATTGCCGAAGATCTCTGGGATATGGGTTATCGCTCCCTTGATGAAATGAAGAGGGAAGATCCGGAAACCATGTATCTCCGGCTTGAAGAATTAGCCGGAAAGCATGTGGACCGTTGCATGCTTTATGTTTTCAGGTGCGTTGTCTACTGCGTCAATAACGAACAACGCGACCCGCATCTCGAAAAATGGTGGAGTTGGAAAGACTGA